In Gossypium raimondii isolate GPD5lz chromosome 12, ASM2569854v1, whole genome shotgun sequence, a single window of DNA contains:
- the LOC105764404 gene encoding uncharacterized protein LOC105764404, with product MASLSHPLKPRFLSTPKPKLQTNKCPTKVRMSFQESGPSIAVVGVTGAVGQEFLSVLSDRDFPYRSLKLLASKRSARKSISFQDRTFTVQELTADSFDDVDIALFSAGGSISKQFGPIAADKGAIVVDNSSAFRMVDGVPLVIPEVNPEAMAGIKIGNKKGALIANPNCSTIICLMAATPLHRHAKVTRMVVSTYQAASGAGAAAMHELELQTREVLEGKPPTCDIFKQQYAFNLFSHNAPVLENGYNEEEMKMLKETRKIWNDMNVKVTATCIRVPVMRAHAESVNLQFEKPLDEDTAREILKTAPGVVVIDDRTSNRFPTPLEVSNKDEVAVGRIRQDVSQEGNHGLDMFVCGDQVRKGAALNAVQIAELLL from the exons ATGGCTTCTCTCAGCCACCCTCTCAAACCCCGTTTTCTTTCCACCCCCAAGCCCAAACTTCAAACCAACAAATGCCCCACCAAAGTCCGCATGTCTTTCCAAGAATCAGGCCCCTCCATCGCCGTCGTGGGCGTCACTGGCGCCGTCGGCCAAGAATTTCTTTCCGTCCTCTCCGACCGTGACTTCCCTTACCGGTCCCTCAAGCTTCTCGCCTCCAAACGCTCCGCTCGGAAGTCCATTTCATTCCAAGACCGCACCTTTACCGTCCAAGAACTAACCGCCGACAGCTTTGACGACGTTGACATTGCGCTTTTTAGTGCTGGTGGGTCGATAAGCAAACAGTTCGGTCCCATTGCGGCTGATAAAGGCGCCATCGTGGTAGATAATAGCTCAGCGTTTCGAATGGTTGATGGAGTGCCATTAGTTATTCCTGAAGTAAATCCGGAAGCAATGGCCGGGATTAAAATTGGTAATAAAAAGGGTGCTTTGATTGCAAACCCCAACTGTTCTACTATTATCTGCTTAATGGCTGCTACCCCTCTTCATCGCCATGCTAAG GTGACTCGAATGGTGGTCAGTACATATCAAGCAGCCAGTGGTGCTGGTGCTGCTGCTATGCATGAGCTTGAGCTTCAAACCCGTGAG GTCTTGGAAGGGAAACCACCAACTTGTGATATCTTTAAACAACAA TATGCCTTTAATTTGTTCTCACATAATGCTCCGGTTCTTGAGAATGGATATAACGAAGAGgaaatgaaaatgttaaaagagACAAGAAAAATCTGG AACGACATGAATGTTAAAGTCACTGCTACATGCATACGAGTGCCTGTGATGCGTGCTCATGCTGAGAGTGTGAATCTTCAGTTTGAGAAGCCCCTTGACGag GACACAGcaagagaaattttgaaaactgcACCAGGGGTAGTAGTTATCGATGATCGGACTTCTAATCGCTTCCCAACCCCATTGGAGGTATCAAACAAAGATGAGGTTGCAGTTGGCCGGATTCGCCAGGATGTGTCTCAAGAAGGCAATCATGG GTTGGACATGTTTGTCTGTGGTGACCAAGTACGGAAGGGAGCCGCCCTCAATGCTGTTCAGATCGCTGAGTTGCTCTTATGA